In Juglans regia cultivar Chandler chromosome 13, Walnut 2.0, whole genome shotgun sequence, the following proteins share a genomic window:
- the LOC109022047 gene encoding uncharacterized protein LOC109022047 isoform X1, which produces MKTIFGCSLLHCSESVRAVQLLSPIRIVESSKSHAQLLQNFHPSFPVPVNMKLDSEPVFCHSTLGHKPDSKPFDYNDIALDSAMKSQNLIMTENQSLLCDLKGDEKDAVPFSNATNDGDGWTAIKFDCSMSMVDINNENKDEVKDFVALHNQSSQKTESFDKDLHFVMDKGVMECELPELTVCYKGSTYHVVKDICVDEGVHSREKILFESGRDKKTVCIVLPPDKDQNKELAKEKEDIDISGPDGLNFSAENYSDKDSTNQYDSKDSMQTGEDATGSILTDASKKMFFPGNMLPMVASGVCASQFDCLSNDSNKVEQQPFQVYGERPILAGPALVSAVEESNNSSGNKVLASSTLVYAVKESNIRSVDPKIASPDFVSSAEESNNSTGDQMLASPTLVPATELSNSSSTVNELFYNSKVESGSITFDFDSLEPSDSGRLEGLENGDSECHETQKTSKVENGLSDAHTVSRRHQHALGETSFSAVGRGEESCSAAGTLSSLINYSGPMGYSGSISLRSDSSTTSTRSFAFPILQSEWNSSPVRMAKADQRHFRKHRCWRQGLLCCKF; this is translated from the exons ATGAAAACAATATTTGGCTGTAGTTTGTTACATTGCAGTGAATCAGTGAG GGCGGTTCAGTTGCTTTCACCTATCCGAATTGTTGAAAGCTCAAAATCTCACGCACAATTGCTTCAGAATTTTCACCCATCTTTCCCAGTACCTGTAAACATGAAACTTG ATAGTGAACCAGTGTTCTGCCATTCAACTCTTGGCCATAAGCCTGATTCTAAACCTTTTGACTACAATGACATTGCTCTGGATTCTGCTATGAAGTCTCAAAACctaatcatgacagaaaatcaGAGTCTCTTGTGTGACTTAAAGGGCGATGAGAAGGATGCAGTGCCATTCTCGAATGCTACAAATGACGGAGATGGTTGGACTGCCATAAAGTTTGATTGTTCTATGAGCATGGTTGATataaacaatgaaaataaagaCGAGGTCAAAGATTTTGTTGCATTGCATAATCAATCTTCCCAAAAAACAGAATCATTTGACAAGGACTTGCATTTTGTTATGGACAAAGGTGTTATGGAATGTGAACTGCCAGAGTTGACAGTTTGCTACAAAGGGAGTACTTACCATGTTGTCAAAGACATCTGTGTTGATGAAGGCGTGCATTCCCGCGAGAAGATCCTGTTTGAGAGTGGTAGAGATAAGAAAACTGTGTGCATTGTTCTGCCGCCTGATAAGGATCAAAACAAAGAAttggcaaaagaaaaagaagatattgATATTTCTGGTCCAGATGGATTAAATTTTTCAGCAGAAAATTATTCTGACAAGGATTCTACTAATCAATACGATTCCAAGGACTCGATGCAGACAGGGGAAGATGCCACTGGTAGTATTCTGACTGATGCCTCCAAAAAGATGTTTTTCCCTGGAAATATGCTTCCAATGGTAGCGAGCGGCGTGTGTGCTTCCCAATTTGATTGTTTGAGCAATGACAGCAATAAAGTTGAACAACAGCCCTTTCAG GTCTATGGTGAAAGACCAATCTTGGCTGGTCCTGCTTTGGTCTCTGCAGTCGAAGAATCAAACAATAGCAGTGGGAATAAGGTATTGGCGAGCTCAACTTTGGTTTATGCAGTGAAAGAATCAAACATTAGGAGTGTGGATCCAAAGATTGCAAGCCCTGATTTTGTTTCTTCAGCTGAAGAATCAAACAATAGCACTGGGGATCAAATGTTGGCAAGCCCTACTCTTGTTCCTGCCACTGAATTATCAAACAGTAGTAGTACTGTCAATGAGTTATTTTACAATAGCAAGGTGGAAAGTGGTAGCATCACTTTCGATTTTGACTCTTTAGAACCTTCAGATAGTGGCAGACTGGAGGGTCTTGAAAATGGTGACAGTGAATGTCATGAAACTCAAAAGACGTCAAAGGTTGAAAACGGCTTGTCTGATGCTCATACAGTTTCAAGGCGACATCAACATGCTCTAGGAGAGACAAGTTTTTCTGCAGTAGGTCGTGGAGAGGAAAGTTGCTCTGCAGCGGGTACTCTATCGAGTCTTATAAATTACTCTGGTCCAATGGGATATTCTGGTAGTATCTCTCTTCGGTCAGATAGCAGCACAACCAGCACGCGATCCTTTGCCTTTCCCAT ATTACAGTCTGAATGGAATAGCAGTCCAGTTAGAATGGCAAAAGCTGACCAGAGGCATTTTCGGAAGCATAGATGTTGGAGGCAGGGCCTTCTTTGCTGTAAATTCTGA
- the LOC109022047 gene encoding uncharacterized protein LOC109022047 isoform X2, translated as MKLDSEPVFCHSTLGHKPDSKPFDYNDIALDSAMKSQNLIMTENQSLLCDLKGDEKDAVPFSNATNDGDGWTAIKFDCSMSMVDINNENKDEVKDFVALHNQSSQKTESFDKDLHFVMDKGVMECELPELTVCYKGSTYHVVKDICVDEGVHSREKILFESGRDKKTVCIVLPPDKDQNKELAKEKEDIDISGPDGLNFSAENYSDKDSTNQYDSKDSMQTGEDATGSILTDASKKMFFPGNMLPMVASGVCASQFDCLSNDSNKVEQQPFQVYGERPILAGPALVSAVEESNNSSGNKVLASSTLVYAVKESNIRSVDPKIASPDFVSSAEESNNSTGDQMLASPTLVPATELSNSSSTVNELFYNSKVESGSITFDFDSLEPSDSGRLEGLENGDSECHETQKTSKVENGLSDAHTVSRRHQHALGETSFSAVGRGEESCSAAGTLSSLINYSGPMGYSGSISLRSDSSTTSTRSFAFPILQSEWNSSPVRMAKADQRHFRKHRCWRQGLLCCKF; from the exons ATGAAACTTG ATAGTGAACCAGTGTTCTGCCATTCAACTCTTGGCCATAAGCCTGATTCTAAACCTTTTGACTACAATGACATTGCTCTGGATTCTGCTATGAAGTCTCAAAACctaatcatgacagaaaatcaGAGTCTCTTGTGTGACTTAAAGGGCGATGAGAAGGATGCAGTGCCATTCTCGAATGCTACAAATGACGGAGATGGTTGGACTGCCATAAAGTTTGATTGTTCTATGAGCATGGTTGATataaacaatgaaaataaagaCGAGGTCAAAGATTTTGTTGCATTGCATAATCAATCTTCCCAAAAAACAGAATCATTTGACAAGGACTTGCATTTTGTTATGGACAAAGGTGTTATGGAATGTGAACTGCCAGAGTTGACAGTTTGCTACAAAGGGAGTACTTACCATGTTGTCAAAGACATCTGTGTTGATGAAGGCGTGCATTCCCGCGAGAAGATCCTGTTTGAGAGTGGTAGAGATAAGAAAACTGTGTGCATTGTTCTGCCGCCTGATAAGGATCAAAACAAAGAAttggcaaaagaaaaagaagatattgATATTTCTGGTCCAGATGGATTAAATTTTTCAGCAGAAAATTATTCTGACAAGGATTCTACTAATCAATACGATTCCAAGGACTCGATGCAGACAGGGGAAGATGCCACTGGTAGTATTCTGACTGATGCCTCCAAAAAGATGTTTTTCCCTGGAAATATGCTTCCAATGGTAGCGAGCGGCGTGTGTGCTTCCCAATTTGATTGTTTGAGCAATGACAGCAATAAAGTTGAACAACAGCCCTTTCAG GTCTATGGTGAAAGACCAATCTTGGCTGGTCCTGCTTTGGTCTCTGCAGTCGAAGAATCAAACAATAGCAGTGGGAATAAGGTATTGGCGAGCTCAACTTTGGTTTATGCAGTGAAAGAATCAAACATTAGGAGTGTGGATCCAAAGATTGCAAGCCCTGATTTTGTTTCTTCAGCTGAAGAATCAAACAATAGCACTGGGGATCAAATGTTGGCAAGCCCTACTCTTGTTCCTGCCACTGAATTATCAAACAGTAGTAGTACTGTCAATGAGTTATTTTACAATAGCAAGGTGGAAAGTGGTAGCATCACTTTCGATTTTGACTCTTTAGAACCTTCAGATAGTGGCAGACTGGAGGGTCTTGAAAATGGTGACAGTGAATGTCATGAAACTCAAAAGACGTCAAAGGTTGAAAACGGCTTGTCTGATGCTCATACAGTTTCAAGGCGACATCAACATGCTCTAGGAGAGACAAGTTTTTCTGCAGTAGGTCGTGGAGAGGAAAGTTGCTCTGCAGCGGGTACTCTATCGAGTCTTATAAATTACTCTGGTCCAATGGGATATTCTGGTAGTATCTCTCTTCGGTCAGATAGCAGCACAACCAGCACGCGATCCTTTGCCTTTCCCAT ATTACAGTCTGAATGGAATAGCAGTCCAGTTAGAATGGCAAAAGCTGACCAGAGGCATTTTCGGAAGCATAGATGTTGGAGGCAGGGCCTTCTTTGCTGTAAATTCTGA
- the LOC109022047 gene encoding uncharacterized protein LOC109022047 isoform X3, translating into MKSQNLIMTENQSLLCDLKGDEKDAVPFSNATNDGDGWTAIKFDCSMSMVDINNENKDEVKDFVALHNQSSQKTESFDKDLHFVMDKGVMECELPELTVCYKGSTYHVVKDICVDEGVHSREKILFESGRDKKTVCIVLPPDKDQNKELAKEKEDIDISGPDGLNFSAENYSDKDSTNQYDSKDSMQTGEDATGSILTDASKKMFFPGNMLPMVASGVCASQFDCLSNDSNKVEQQPFQVYGERPILAGPALVSAVEESNNSSGNKVLASSTLVYAVKESNIRSVDPKIASPDFVSSAEESNNSTGDQMLASPTLVPATELSNSSSTVNELFYNSKVESGSITFDFDSLEPSDSGRLEGLENGDSECHETQKTSKVENGLSDAHTVSRRHQHALGETSFSAVGRGEESCSAAGTLSSLINYSGPMGYSGSISLRSDSSTTSTRSFAFPILQSEWNSSPVRMAKADQRHFRKHRCWRQGLLCCKF; encoded by the exons ATGAAGTCTCAAAACctaatcatgacagaaaatcaGAGTCTCTTGTGTGACTTAAAGGGCGATGAGAAGGATGCAGTGCCATTCTCGAATGCTACAAATGACGGAGATGGTTGGACTGCCATAAAGTTTGATTGTTCTATGAGCATGGTTGATataaacaatgaaaataaagaCGAGGTCAAAGATTTTGTTGCATTGCATAATCAATCTTCCCAAAAAACAGAATCATTTGACAAGGACTTGCATTTTGTTATGGACAAAGGTGTTATGGAATGTGAACTGCCAGAGTTGACAGTTTGCTACAAAGGGAGTACTTACCATGTTGTCAAAGACATCTGTGTTGATGAAGGCGTGCATTCCCGCGAGAAGATCCTGTTTGAGAGTGGTAGAGATAAGAAAACTGTGTGCATTGTTCTGCCGCCTGATAAGGATCAAAACAAAGAAttggcaaaagaaaaagaagatattgATATTTCTGGTCCAGATGGATTAAATTTTTCAGCAGAAAATTATTCTGACAAGGATTCTACTAATCAATACGATTCCAAGGACTCGATGCAGACAGGGGAAGATGCCACTGGTAGTATTCTGACTGATGCCTCCAAAAAGATGTTTTTCCCTGGAAATATGCTTCCAATGGTAGCGAGCGGCGTGTGTGCTTCCCAATTTGATTGTTTGAGCAATGACAGCAATAAAGTTGAACAACAGCCCTTTCAG GTCTATGGTGAAAGACCAATCTTGGCTGGTCCTGCTTTGGTCTCTGCAGTCGAAGAATCAAACAATAGCAGTGGGAATAAGGTATTGGCGAGCTCAACTTTGGTTTATGCAGTGAAAGAATCAAACATTAGGAGTGTGGATCCAAAGATTGCAAGCCCTGATTTTGTTTCTTCAGCTGAAGAATCAAACAATAGCACTGGGGATCAAATGTTGGCAAGCCCTACTCTTGTTCCTGCCACTGAATTATCAAACAGTAGTAGTACTGTCAATGAGTTATTTTACAATAGCAAGGTGGAAAGTGGTAGCATCACTTTCGATTTTGACTCTTTAGAACCTTCAGATAGTGGCAGACTGGAGGGTCTTGAAAATGGTGACAGTGAATGTCATGAAACTCAAAAGACGTCAAAGGTTGAAAACGGCTTGTCTGATGCTCATACAGTTTCAAGGCGACATCAACATGCTCTAGGAGAGACAAGTTTTTCTGCAGTAGGTCGTGGAGAGGAAAGTTGCTCTGCAGCGGGTACTCTATCGAGTCTTATAAATTACTCTGGTCCAATGGGATATTCTGGTAGTATCTCTCTTCGGTCAGATAGCAGCACAACCAGCACGCGATCCTTTGCCTTTCCCAT ATTACAGTCTGAATGGAATAGCAGTCCAGTTAGAATGGCAAAAGCTGACCAGAGGCATTTTCGGAAGCATAGATGTTGGAGGCAGGGCCTTCTTTGCTGTAAATTCTGA